One Apodemus sylvaticus chromosome 23, mApoSyl1.1, whole genome shotgun sequence genomic window carries:
- the LOC127674162 gene encoding UL16-binding protein 1-like produces MELAAAAKVLSCHLVLLCLLSVCLCSGRQEAASLCNSFNVVKSESGHWRNEVQGLLNRQTFFLYKDNKCHASGAHGNSLNATKICEKQVDTLKHGGDIFKGMLLQLWGEFNTIRVGTEPHTLQADICCQYEGDNRFRGSSVVSLNGKNMLHADTSTGNWTELEPRFKKMMDMWKKDRDIAAFLDKTSQGDCRTCLEELKSHWKDHPEPTEKTIKTVDRIQHTSDNALVIIGSTLAAMLFMGLIISGSCYVSRRHLHERKMDVQSSSPSLLGDSLTLPETSSANEADEFPTASQNSVLLTLDHTDGNP; encoded by the exons AGGCTGCCTCTCTTTGCAACAGCTTCAACGTTGTCAAGTCAGAGTCTGGACATTGGAGAAATGAAGTCCAAGGCCTACTGAACAGACAGACATTTTTTCTCTACAAGGATAACAAGTGTCATGCCAGTGGTGCTCATGGGAACAGCCTGAATGCCACAAAGATCTGTGAAAAACAGGTTGACACACTGAAACATGGAGGTGACATTTTCAAAGGGATGCTGCTTCAGTTGTGGGGGGAATTTAACACAATCAGAG TGGGCACAGAGCCTCATACTCTGCAGGCTGACATCTGTTGTCAGTATGAAGGAGACAACcgtttcaggggatccagtgtTGTTAGCCTCAATGGAAAGAATATGCTCCATGCTGACACAAGTACTGGAAACTGGACTGAACTGGAGCCCAGATTCAAGAAGATGATGGATATGTGGAAGAAAGACAGGGATATAGCTGCCTTCTTAGACAAGACTTCACAGGGTGACTGCAGGACCTGCCTTGAGGAGCTCAAGTCACACTGGAAAGACCATCCGGAGCCTACAG aaaaaacaataaagaccGTGGATAGGATCCAGCATACATCTGACAATGCCTTGGTTATTATTGGATCCACATTAGCAGCCATGTTGTTTATGGGATTGATCATCTCAGGATCCTGTTATGTATCAAGAAGACACTTACATGAAAGAAAG ATGGATGTGCAGTCCTCATCACCATCTCTGTTGGGTGACTCTTTGACATTGCCCGAGACGAGTTCAGCAAATGAAGCAGATGAATTTCCTACAGCATCTCAGAATTCTGTGCTGTTGACTTTGGACCACACAGATGGGAACCCATGA